TTACAGATGGGCTGATTGAATCTTACTTTATTTGTTCATTTTAGCTAAGCGTATAACTAAATCAAGTTGCTTTGCATATTAATGAATCGATTGATGCTTTATATACAACTGCTTGGGTGTTGTATAGTCAAGCCTCACGAGCAATTAGTATTGGTCAGCTTCACATATCACTATGCTTCCACATCCAACCTATCAACGTCCTAGTCTCGAACGGCTCTTTAGAGGACATAAAGTCCTAGGGAAATCTTATCTTGAGGTAGGCTTCCCGCTTAGATGCTTTCAGCGGTTATCCCTTCCGAACATAGCTACCCGGCGATGCGACTGGCGTCACAACCGGTACACCAGAGGTTCGTCCACTCTGGTCCTCTCGTACTAGGAGCAGATCCTCTCAAATTTCCAGCGCCCACGGTAGATAGGGACCGAACTGTCTCACGACGTTCTAAACCCAGCTCGCGTACCTCTTTAAATGGCGAACAGCCATACCCTTGGGACCTGCTTCAGCCCCAGGATGAGATGAGCCGACATCGAGGTGCCAAACACCGCCGTCGATATGAACTCTTGGGCGGTATCAGCCTGTTATCCCCAGAGTACCTTTTATCCGTTGAGCGATGGCCCTTCCATACAGAACCACCGGATCACTAAGACCTACTTTCGTACCTGCTCGACTTGTGGGTCTCGCAGTTAAGCGCGCTTTTGCCTTTATACTCTACGCGTGATTTCCGACCACGCTGAGCGCACCTTCGTACTCCTCCGTTACTCTTTAGGAGGAGACCGCCCCAGTCAAACTACCCACCAGACATGGTCCTCGCCCCGGATTACGGGGCAGAGTTAGAACCTCAACATTACCAGGGTGGTATTTCAAGGACGGCTCCATTGGAACTAGCGTTCCAACTTCAAAGCCTCCCACCTATCCTACACAAGTAAGGTCAAAGTTCAATGTCAAGCTGCAGTAAAGGTTCACGGGGTCTTTCCGTCTAGCCGCGGGTACACTGCATCTTCACAGCGATTTCGATTTCACTGAGCCTCTGCTGGAGACAGCGCCGCCATCATTATGCCATTCGTGCAGGTCGGAACTTACCCGACAAGGAATTTCGCTACCTTAGGACCGTTATAGTTACGGCCGCCGTTTACTGGGGCTTCGATCAAGAGCTTCGCTTACGCTAACCCCATCAATTAACCTTCCAGCACCGGGCAGGCATCACACCCTATACGTCCACTTTCGTGTTTGCAGAGTGCTATGTTTTTAATAAACAGTTGCAGCGGCCTGGTTTCTGTGGCTGCCAATAGCTCAGACCGCAAGGGTCATCACCGTCAGCAGCGTACCTTCTCCCGAAGTTACGGTACCATTTTGCCTAGTTCCTTCAGCAGAGTTCTCTCAAGCGCCTTGGTCTACTCGACCTGACCACCTGTGTCGGTTTCGGGTACGATTCCTGTGTAACTGAAGCTTAGAGACTTTTCCTGGAAGCATGGTATCAGCCACTTCGCTGTACAAGTACAGCTTGCTATCAGATCTCAGCATAGAGCACCCCGGATTTGCCTAAGATGCATGCCTACTTCCTTCCACCTGGACAACCAACGCCAGGCTGACTTAACCTTCTCCGTCCTCTCATCGCATTACACAGAAGTATTGGAATATTAACCAATTTCCCATCGACTACGCCTTTCGGCCTCGCCTTAGGGGTCGACTCACCCAGCCCCGATTAACGTTGGACTGGAACCCTTGGTCTTTCGGCGAACGGGTTTTTCACCCGTTTTGTCGTTACTCACGTCAGCATTCGCACTTCTGATACCTCCAGCATACTTCTCAATACACCTTCATCGGCTTACAGAACGCTCCCCTACCACTTGACTAAAAGTCAAATCCGCAGCTTCGGCACATAGTTTTAGCCCCGTTACATCTTCCGCGCAGGCCGACTCGACTAGTGAGCTATTACGCTTTCTTTAAAGGGTGGCTGCTTCTAAGCCAACCTCCTAGCTGTCTATGCCTTCCCACATCGTTTCCCACTTAACTATGATTTTGGGGCCTTAGCTGGCGGTCTGGATTGTTTTCCTCTTGACTACGGACGTTAGCACCCGCAGTCTGTCTCCCGGATAGTACTCATAGGTATTCGGAGTTTGCATCGGTTTGGTAAGTCGGGATGACCCCCTAGCCGAAACAGTGCTCTACCCCCTATGGTATTCGTCCGAGGCGCTACCTAAATAGCTTTCGGGGAGAACCAGCTATCACCAGGCTTGATTAGCCTTTCACCCCTATCCACAAGTCATCCCCTGGCTTTTCAACGACAGTGGGTTCGGTCCTCCAGTTAGTGTTACCCAACCTTCAACCTGCTCATGGATAGATCGCCTGGTTTCGGGTCTATACCCAGCAACTAAACGCCCTATTAAGACTCGATTTCTCTACGGCTCCCCTATACGGTTAACCTCGCTACTGAATATAAGTCGCTGACCCATTATACAAAAGGTACGCAGTCACCGAACAAGTCGGCTCCCACTGCTTGTATGCATGCGGTTTCAGGATCTATTTCACTCCCCTCACAGGGGTTCTTTTCGCCTTTCCCTCACGGTACTGGTTCACTATCGGTCAGTCAGGAGTATTTAGCCTTGGAGGATGGTCCCCCCATATTCAGACAAGGTTTCACGTGCCTCGCCCTACTCGTCATCATTATGTGTGCCCTTTCGTGTACGGGAATATCACCCTCTACGTTCGCACTTCCCAGAGCGTTCCACTAAAACACACATAACTTAATGGGCTGATCCCCGTTCGCTCGCCGCTACTAAGGGAATCTCAATTGATTTCTTTTCCTAAGGGTACTGAGATGTTTCACTTCCCCTCGTTCGCCTTGCAACACTATGTATTCATGTTGCAATACCTACCTTAAAGTAGGTGGGTTCCCCCATTCAGAAATCTCCGGATCAAAGGATATTTGCCGCCTCCCCGGAGCTTATCGCAGGCTATTACGTCTTTCATCGCCTCTGACTGCCAAGGCATCCACCACATGCACTTAATTACTTGACTATACAACCCCAAACAGTCGTCAACACTTACAAGTGAGTGTTGTCCGTGCGATTCTTCATCGCTACTATCTGTTGCCTGTGTATTTAAACACTGTACAGCTTCAATCTAAATTCATATACCAAAACGCTTGATTCAGTTAATTTGCTAGTTCTCAATTCATCTAGATTAATTGCTTAATCTAAACTCTTGAGTGAACAATTTATTTCAGACTCAATTTTGCCAATCTGTTAATGAATAAACACGCCTTCGTCAGGTCATGCTTAATACCGTGATACTTAAATCACAGAAGTTAATAAACTAAGATCTAAATCTCTATTTACTAATTTCTGTAATCCGAACTTCTCTTAAGTTCTGGTGGAGACTAGGAGAGTCGAACTCCTGACCTCCTGCGTGCAAAGCAGGCGCTCTACCAACTAAGCTAAGTCCCCAGCTTACATCATCAGTCATGTATCTTTTATCTATAACTTCAACCAGTCAAAGTCATGGTGGGTCTGACAAGACTTGAACTTGTGACCCCACGCTTATCAAGCGTGTGCTCTAACCAACTGAGCTACAGACCCTCAGATACATCTATGAAGAACAACTTGTTGTGGATTCTTACCAATCGTCAATCTTTCGTTAAGGAGGTGATCCAGCCGCAGGTTCCCCTACGGCTACCTTGTTACGACTTCACCCCAGTCATCGGCCACACCGTGGTAACCGCCCTCTTTGCAGTTAGGCTAGCTACTTCTGGTGCAACAAACTCCCATGGTGTGACGGGCGGTGTGTACAAGGCCCGGGAACGTATTCACCGCGGCATTCTGATCCGCGATTACTAGCGATTCCGACTTCATGGAGTCGAGTTGCAGACTCCAATCCGGACTACGATCGGCTTTTTGAGATTAGCATCCTATCGCTAGGTAGCAACCCTTTGTACCGACCATTGTAGCACGTGTGTAGCCCTGGCCGTAAGGGCCATGATGACTTGACGTCGTCCCCGCCTTCCTCCAGTTTGTCACTGGCAGTATCCTTAAAGTTCCCGACATTACTCGCTGGCAAATAAGGAAAAGGGTTGCGCTCGTTGCGGGACTTAACCCAACATCTCACGACACGAGCTGACGACAGCCATGCAGCACCTGTATGTAAGTTCCCGAAGGCACCAATCCATCTCTGGAAAGTTCTTACTATGTCAAGGCCAGGTAAGGTTCTTCGCGTTGCATCGAATTAAACCACATGCTCCACCGCTTGTGCGGGCCCCCGTCAATTCATTTGAGTTTTAGTCTTGCGACCGTACTCCCCAGGCGGTCTACTTATCGCGTTAGCTGCGCCACTAAAGCCTCAAAGGCCCCAACGGCTAGTAGACATCGTTTACGGCATGGACTACCAGGGTATCTAATCCTGTTTGCTCCCCATGCTTTCGCACCTCAGCGTCAGTGTTAGGCCAGATGGCTGCCTTCGCCATCGGTATTTCCTCCAGATCTCTCTACGCCATTTCACCCGCTACCACCTGGAATTCTACCATCCTCTCCCACACTCTAGCTAAACCAGTATCGAATGCAATTCCCAAGTTAAGCTCGGGGATTTCACCATTTGACTTAATTAGCCCGCCTACGCGCGCTTTACGCCCAGTAAATCCGATTAACGCTTGCACCCTCTGTATTACCGCGGCTGCTGGCACAGAGTTAGCCGGTGCTTATTCTGCGAGTAACGTCCACTATCTCTAGGTATTAACTAAAGTAGCCTCCTCCTCGCTTAAAGTGCTTTACAACCATAAGGCCTTCTTCACACACGCGGCATGGCTGGATCAGGCTTCCGCCCATTGTCCAATATTCCCCACTGCTGCCTCCCGTAGGAGTCTGGGCCGTGTCTCAGTCCCAGTGTGGCGGATCATCCTCTCAGACCCGCTACAGATCGTCGCCTTGGTAGGCCTTTACCCCACCAACTAGCTAATCCGACTTAGGCTCATCTATTAGCGCAAGGTCCGAAGATCCCCTGCTTTCTCCCGTAGGACGTATGCGGTATTAGCATTCCTTTCGAAATGTTGTCCCCCACTAATAGGCAGATTCCTAAGCATTACTCACCCGTCCGCCGCTAAGATCAGTAGCAAGCTACCTCTCTCCGCTCGACTTGCATGTGTTAAGCCTGCCGCCAGCGTTCAATCTGAGCCATGATCAAACTCTTCAGTTAAAAATCATTTTGCACCTTATTAAAGACAAGGTGCCAATTCTGGCTCATCAATTTTCTGACTTAAATTTCGCTCAAATAAACTTCGAGTAATTTAAACCAATCAATCAATGATAATATTTCGATTAATCAATCAGTAAAAATCCACACAAGTTGTTCTTCAATTCTCTTAATGATTTTTCTGCTCTTCGTCAGAGACAGAATTCAACGCAATACTAAGTTTTCATCTTAACCCTGTAAGCTAAGATATTCTCGTGTATCGCGTCGGGATGAGTGCATTATAGGGGAAAAAAACTGGTACGCAAGCACTTTTCTAAATATATGTGTTTGACCGACTCTTTTTTACCCAACCAAAAATCAAAAAAACCAAAATAATCAATCAAGCTATTGATAATTAACAACAAATATTAAATCATTTATTTTCATTCTTTTTTGATTTTCACTTCTAGTATCTTAATAGGTTGTTTAGGAATGTTCTGATGCATGCCATCATTGGTTGTAGGTACCTTTACAATACGGTCAACCACATCCATTCCTTTAATTACTTTTCCGAAAACTGCATAACCTGGGTTACCAGCCGAGCGATTTAGAAAACTGTTATCTGCGACATTAATAAAGAATTGACTAGTAGCAGAGTCTGGATTTGCAGTACGAGCCATTGCTAAAGTTCCGCGGGTGTTAGCAATTCCATTTCCAGCTTCGTTTTTGATTGGTGCTCGGGTTGTCTTTTCCTGCATATTTGCAGTAAGTCCACCGCCCTGCACCATGAAACCAGGAATTACGCGATGGAAGATCGTATCTTTATAAAAGTTCGACTTTATATAGGTTTTAAAATTCTTTACGCTGATTGGGGCTTTCTCGTCATAAAGTTGTATTTCTATGTTGCCTAAATTTGTTTGCATTTCAACTAAAGTGTCAGCCCAAACTGAATGACTGCTTAGACCTAAGCAACATAGCATTAATAATTTTTTCATATCTTCCTACAGTAAAATGCAAAACTTAATAGAGGTTAAATTTAATCGTCTATATAAAAGAATTCTAGTGAGTATTTATTATCTTTTATTTAAGGCCTAATATTTTGGATGTGCCCATGTTCCACGTGAAACATGGACCAAACTTTTATTTAGCTATTTTTATCCCAAAATTTTCTAAAGTTTTTACTGAACTCAATGGTGTACCGTTTGGCTTTTTTGGAAATAGGCGTCAAATTTATAAAACCATGAGTTTGATCTGAATATTCTTCATAATGCATTTTGACACCATTTTGGCGTAGCTTATAGCTATAAATTTTGCCTTCATCATGTAATACATCATGCCCAGCAGTAATCACAAAAGCCGGAGGATTCTTCTTCAAGTTGCCATAAGTTGGAGAAATAATTGGATCATCTAGTTCTACGTTATGCTGGGTTGCATAATATTGAGTGACATTATTGATATCGTTATCCGTTAAAACCAATCCTTCGTTATATGCATAGAAGGAAGGATGTCGACTCTTGAAATCGACGGCAGGGTAAATAAGAAGTTGGGCTTGAGGAGCATAAGGTTTATTTACTGATCTTTGAGCCACGACTGTACTGATGTTTCCACCAGCACTATCCCCCGCTACCGCAATTCGACCTTTTAATATTTTTAACTGTCTACGATTTTGATATACCCAAGCTAAAGCATCTTCACAAGATTGGATTAA
This genomic stretch from Acinetobacter oleivorans DR1 harbors:
- a CDS encoding peptidylprolyl isomerase — translated: MKKLLMLCCLGLSSHSVWADTLVEMQTNLGNIEIQLYDEKAPISVKNFKTYIKSNFYKDTIFHRVIPGFMVQGGGLTANMQEKTTRAPIKNEAGNGIANTRGTLAMARTANPDSATSQFFINVADNSFLNRSAGNPGYAVFGKVIKGMDVVDRIVKVPTTNDGMHQNIPKQPIKILEVKIKKE
- a CDS encoding alpha/beta hydrolase — encoded protein: MTAFNQKIQTLLDKGQGPAARALDKLPRLAQESLAKILGYSYQYPDLDSFTKCMMAVQIKQGRIGFIGSDPIESRRQFDTQMLAIRHKSTEIDLVEDIRLPLQSGTVFARHYHPAPNKKLPLIVFYHGGGFVVGGLDTHDEVCRILAKYAKVQVLSIDYPLAPEVSPQHLIQSCEDALAWVYQNRRQLKILKGRIAVAGDSAGGNISTVVAQRSVNKPYAPQAQLLIYPAVDFKSRHPSFYAYNEGLVLTDNDINNVTQYYATQHNVELDDPIISPTYGNLKKNPPAFVITAGHDVLHDEGKIYSYKLRQNGVKMHYEEYSDQTHGFINLTPISKKAKRYTIEFSKNFRKFWDKNS